The following proteins come from a genomic window of Pyxidicoccus sp. MSG2:
- a CDS encoding FAD-dependent oxidoreductase: protein MTPITIIGAGLGGLTLARVLHVHGIAATVYEADASADARTQGGMLDIHDHNGQLALKAAGLFDEFRRIIHEGGEATRVLDPHGTVLLDQPDDGSGRRPEVHRGELRRLLLDSLPDGTVQWGHKVTAVHPLGDGRHELTFADGSTATTSLLVGADGAWSRIRPLLSDAKPEYVGISFIETYLFNADARHPASAKAVGGGAMLALTPGKGIQAHRETNGTLHTYVALTRPREWLAGIDFANPKAAKARVAAEFDGWAPELTALITDGETDLVPRTIHALPAGHRWERVPGVTLLGDAAHLMPPSGEGANLAMYDGAELGKAIAAHRGDLEAALAEYEEPMFARSANEAAEAATIHRLCFGDNAPHGLIDFFTGSESTAAPPTAKQGRVHAAAVNPADIDMYR, encoded by the coding sequence ATGACTCCGATCACGATCATTGGCGCCGGCCTCGGCGGGCTGACGCTCGCTCGCGTTCTGCACGTCCACGGCATCGCCGCCACCGTCTACGAGGCCGATGCGTCCGCGGATGCGCGCACGCAGGGCGGAATGCTCGACATCCATGACCACAACGGACAGCTCGCGCTGAAGGCGGCCGGACTGTTCGACGAATTCCGCCGAATCATCCATGAAGGCGGCGAGGCTACGCGGGTGCTCGACCCGCACGGCACGGTCCTTCTCGACCAACCCGACGACGGCAGCGGCCGTCGCCCCGAGGTGCATCGCGGCGAGCTGCGCCGCCTCCTGCTCGACTCGCTGCCCGATGGAACCGTCCAGTGGGGACACAAGGTCACCGCCGTCCACCCGCTCGGTGACGGGCGTCATGAGCTGACATTCGCGGACGGGTCGACTGCAACCACGAGCCTCCTGGTCGGCGCGGACGGCGCCTGGTCGAGGATTCGGCCGCTGCTGTCCGACGCGAAGCCCGAGTACGTCGGCATCTCGTTCATCGAGACCTACCTGTTCAACGCCGACGCGCGCCACCCGGCCAGCGCAAAGGCCGTCGGAGGCGGGGCCATGCTCGCCCTCACGCCCGGCAAGGGCATCCAAGCCCACCGCGAAACCAACGGCACCCTGCACACCTACGTCGCGCTCACCAGGCCGCGGGAGTGGCTCGCGGGCATCGACTTCGCCAACCCGAAGGCGGCGAAGGCTCGAGTCGCGGCGGAGTTCGACGGCTGGGCGCCAGAGCTCACCGCGCTGATCACCGACGGCGAGACAGACCTCGTCCCCCGAACGATCCATGCGCTCCCGGCGGGACATCGGTGGGAGCGCGTGCCCGGTGTGACTCTTCTCGGCGACGCCGCGCATCTGATGCCGCCGTCCGGTGAAGGCGCCAACCTCGCGATGTACGACGGCGCCGAGCTCGGCAAGGCCATTGCCGCGCACCGAGGCGACCTCGAAGCCGCGCTCGCCGAGTACGAGGAACCCATGTTCGCCCGGAGCGCGAACGAAGCCGCCGAGGCCGCGACCATCCACCGGCTCTGCTTCGGCGACAACGCTCCGCACGGGCTGATCGACTTCTTCACCGGCTCAGAATCGACCGCGGCACCGCCCACCGCGAAGCAAGGCCGAGTCCACGCCGCCGCCGTCAACCCGGCGGACATCGACATGTATCGTTGA
- a CDS encoding SDR family oxidoreductase, whose product MKTVLITGCSSGYGLETARYFHAQGWNVVATMRTPREDVLPRSDRLRVVPLDVTKPESIAAALEASGPIDVLVNNAGIGLMGAFEATPMATVRDVFETNVFGVMAMTQAVLPRFRARKSGVVVNVTSSATLAPMPLVAVYTASKVAIEGFTASLAFELEAFNLRVKLVEPGYCPSTRFTSNGSPRMEGLFPEAYAPFAQRIFASFGQPAAVTRESDVAEAVWHAANDTSEKLRFPAGPDAVALARSA is encoded by the coding sequence ATGAAGACGGTGCTCATCACGGGTTGCTCCTCCGGCTACGGACTCGAGACCGCGCGCTACTTTCACGCGCAGGGCTGGAACGTGGTCGCTACCATGCGAACGCCACGCGAGGACGTCCTCCCGCGTTCGGACCGGCTGCGTGTGGTGCCGCTCGACGTGACGAAGCCCGAGAGCATCGCGGCGGCGCTGGAGGCGAGCGGGCCCATCGACGTGCTCGTCAACAACGCGGGCATCGGGCTCATGGGGGCCTTCGAGGCCACGCCGATGGCCACGGTGCGTGACGTGTTCGAGACCAACGTCTTCGGTGTGATGGCGATGACGCAGGCGGTGCTGCCCCGGTTTCGCGCACGCAAATCGGGAGTGGTTGTGAACGTGACGTCCAGCGCGACGCTGGCGCCGATGCCGCTGGTGGCTGTGTACACCGCGAGCAAGGTGGCCATCGAAGGGTTCACGGCGTCGCTCGCGTTCGAGCTCGAAGCCTTCAACCTGCGCGTGAAGCTCGTCGAGCCGGGCTATTGCCCGAGCACCCGGTTCACGAGCAACGGCAGCCCCCGTATGGAAGGGCTGTTCCCAGAGGCGTATGCGCCTTTCGCACAGCGCATCTTCGCCTCATTCGGGCAGCCGGCCGCGGTGACGCGCGAGTCCGACGTGGCCGAAGCGGTCTGGCACGCCGCGAACGACACGTCGGAGAAGCTCCGCTTTCCCGCGGGTCCCGACGCGGTTGCGCTGGCTCGGTCGGCGTGA
- a CDS encoding alkene reductase, protein MPNTSKLLSPFRLGRLELKNRMVMAPMTRSRALVDGNVPNPLAAPYYTQRASAGLLITEATQVSPQGVGYIRTPGVHSPEQVAGWRKVTEAVHAAGGIIFAQLWHVGRVSHPDFHDGRLPVAPSALGYEGEVFTFQGKKRVVTPRALEIEELPGVVEQFRRAAENAREAGFDGVELHGSNGYLLDQFLRDGSNQRTDAYGGSIENRARFPLEVARAVVGVWGAERVGYRLSPQSFPYAGVSDSTPAETFTYMARELSRLGLGYLHVTEAVSGKGVPSPEQRISPLLRKAFQGAFIVNGGYEAQTGEAAIALGEADLVAYGVPFLANPDLPERFRHEAPLNPVDASTFFTGEEKGYTDYPTLR, encoded by the coding sequence ATGCCAAACACCTCGAAGCTGCTGTCTCCCTTTCGTCTCGGCCGTCTCGAACTGAAGAACCGGATGGTGATGGCGCCCATGACGCGCAGCCGGGCGCTGGTCGACGGCAATGTGCCCAACCCCCTGGCGGCGCCCTACTACACGCAGCGCGCCTCCGCGGGGCTCCTCATCACCGAGGCCACCCAGGTCAGCCCTCAGGGGGTGGGGTACATCCGCACGCCTGGCGTGCACTCGCCCGAGCAGGTGGCGGGCTGGAGGAAGGTGACGGAGGCCGTCCACGCGGCGGGCGGAATCATCTTCGCGCAGCTGTGGCACGTGGGGCGTGTCTCGCACCCGGATTTCCATGACGGCCGCTTGCCGGTGGCTCCCTCGGCGCTCGGGTACGAAGGGGAGGTCTTCACGTTCCAGGGCAAGAAGCGCGTCGTGACGCCGCGAGCGCTGGAGATTGAGGAACTGCCCGGCGTCGTCGAGCAGTTCCGGCGCGCGGCCGAGAACGCCCGGGAGGCGGGCTTCGATGGCGTCGAGCTGCACGGCAGCAACGGCTACCTGCTGGATCAGTTCCTGCGGGATGGCTCCAACCAGCGCACGGATGCGTATGGCGGCAGCATCGAGAACCGGGCTCGTTTCCCGCTGGAGGTGGCGCGGGCGGTGGTGGGCGTCTGGGGCGCGGAGCGGGTGGGGTACCGGCTCTCGCCGCAATCGTTTCCCTACGCAGGCGTGTCGGATTCCACGCCGGCCGAGACGTTCACCTATATGGCGCGCGAGCTGAGCCGGTTGGGGCTCGGCTATCTGCACGTGACCGAGGCCGTGTCGGGCAAGGGAGTGCCGAGCCCGGAGCAGCGCATCTCCCCGCTGCTGCGCAAGGCGTTCCAGGGAGCGTTCATCGTCAACGGTGGCTACGAAGCGCAGACCGGCGAGGCGGCGATTGCCCTGGGCGAGGCGGATCTCGTGGCCTACGGCGTGCCGTTCCTCGCCAACCCGGACCTGCCGGAGCGCTTCCGGCACGAGGCTCCCCTCAACCCGGTGGACGCCTCCACCTTCTTCACCGGCGAGGAGAAGGGCTACACGGACTACCCGACGCTGCGCTAG
- a CDS encoding AraC family transcriptional regulator, with product MTDPLSEVIALLQPRAVFSKGISGAGRWGVRYSDFGQPSFCAVLEGRCRLAVDGQPALTLEAGDFVLLPATPGFTMSGFEPVTPERIDPKVTPSPKGEVRHGTRGGHPDVRLLGGYFVFDSPDAALMVSLLPALVHVRGVERLSVLVRLVGDETSEQRSGRDLVLTRLVELLLIEALRSTSSDDAPPGLLRGLADARLAPAIRQMHSHLARPWTVAQLAKSAALSRSAFFNRFTRTVGLPPMEYLLDWRMAIARGLLRRRELAVSEVAERVGYSSASTFSTAFSRHVGQSPGRYARASQAA from the coding sequence ATGACTGACCCTCTCTCGGAAGTCATCGCCCTGCTTCAACCACGAGCCGTCTTCTCGAAAGGCATCAGCGGAGCGGGCCGCTGGGGTGTTCGCTACTCGGACTTTGGCCAGCCGAGCTTCTGTGCCGTGCTCGAAGGGCGCTGCCGACTCGCTGTCGACGGCCAGCCCGCCCTCACGCTCGAGGCGGGCGATTTCGTACTCCTGCCGGCGACGCCGGGTTTCACCATGTCCGGCTTCGAGCCGGTGACACCCGAGCGCATCGACCCCAAGGTGACGCCCTCTCCGAAGGGTGAGGTGCGTCACGGTACGCGTGGCGGCCATCCCGACGTGCGCCTGCTCGGCGGTTACTTCGTCTTCGACTCGCCTGACGCGGCCCTGATGGTGTCGTTGCTCCCGGCCCTGGTGCACGTGCGCGGCGTGGAGCGTCTCTCGGTACTGGTACGACTCGTCGGCGACGAGACGAGCGAGCAGCGATCGGGCCGCGACCTCGTGCTCACGCGTCTCGTGGAGCTACTGCTCATCGAGGCGCTGCGGTCGACCTCGAGCGACGACGCACCTCCAGGGCTCCTGCGCGGTCTGGCGGATGCGCGGCTCGCACCCGCGATACGGCAGATGCACAGTCACCTCGCGCGGCCGTGGACGGTGGCGCAGCTCGCGAAGAGCGCGGCGCTTTCGCGCTCGGCATTCTTCAATCGCTTTACGCGCACCGTGGGTCTGCCCCCGATGGAGTACCTGCTGGACTGGCGGATGGCCATTGCGAGGGGGCTGCTTCGCCGCCGGGAGCTTGCCGTCTCCGAGGTCGCCGAGCGCGTCGGGTACAGCTCGGCGAGCACCTTCAGTACGGCGTTCAGCCGGCACGTGGGCCAGTCTCCGGGCCGCTATGCGCGTGCAAGCCAGGCGGCATAA
- a CDS encoding DUF1592 domain-containing protein: MTFPRYVSLLLLCAGAVACYGSAEHISPGGDDPAGEDDPAPPASSVPIPPAPAQFSCDANAVPADLPLPRLSRTQLANSLRFAIARALPNEADAIWTKLAPVFARYPTDQRTPAPGDLKGGYSRMDQSIQQSQVDVMYDLGKAVAQELTGSDARRNTLLGSCASDSQTGNDRACLETFIRGWGSRVLRYPLPTAEVTVFADIAGATPVDRAAVADVITTLLNSPWFLYRVEHGTNASQSVSPLSAFELASRLSYQFWQAPPDDALWAAAVNGSLMTASGFTAELDRMMQSPQLRSSLHEFVSEWLRLEELPSLVALRNDPVYQAFVGAEMPTDAARTAMFEDVQLSAWQTVVSGGSVSDFLHDRRSYTADPFLASIYCVPVWSGSGPAPVIPSQNRSGLLTRAALLATGTASTRPIHKGYLVRNALLCQKVGAPPPNASDRPPAPTESMTTRQVVTQLTSGGSCGGCHNQTINPPGFVLEGFDALGRERGVERLFDPRGHVTTAPSVDTVAEMRVYDDERRVVSNAAELTKMLDDSQLFESCVARHYFRFSHARVESTERDGCLLSEMETVARSGAPMADMLKAVATHPTFKQRSFQ; the protein is encoded by the coding sequence ATGACGTTTCCACGCTACGTGAGCCTCCTGCTTCTCTGCGCTGGCGCGGTCGCCTGCTATGGCAGCGCCGAGCACATCAGCCCCGGCGGAGACGACCCCGCCGGCGAAGACGACCCCGCTCCGCCGGCTTCGTCCGTGCCCATCCCCCCTGCACCGGCGCAGTTCTCCTGCGACGCGAACGCCGTCCCCGCGGACCTGCCATTGCCCAGGCTGTCCCGGACGCAGCTGGCGAACTCGCTTCGCTTCGCCATTGCCCGCGCCTTGCCGAACGAGGCGGACGCCATCTGGACGAAGCTTGCGCCCGTCTTCGCCCGGTACCCCACGGACCAACGCACACCCGCGCCCGGTGACTTGAAAGGCGGCTACAGCCGGATGGACCAGTCCATCCAGCAGTCCCAGGTCGACGTCATGTACGACCTGGGGAAGGCCGTGGCCCAGGAGCTCACCGGCAGCGACGCGCGCCGCAACACCCTTCTGGGCAGCTGCGCGAGCGACAGCCAGACTGGCAACGACCGAGCCTGCCTGGAGACCTTCATCCGTGGATGGGGCTCCCGCGTCCTGCGCTACCCACTGCCGACGGCGGAGGTCACCGTCTTCGCGGACATCGCCGGGGCCACTCCGGTGGACAGGGCGGCGGTGGCCGACGTCATCACCACGCTCCTGAACTCGCCCTGGTTCCTCTACCGGGTCGAGCATGGAACGAACGCCAGCCAGTCGGTGAGCCCTCTCTCCGCGTTCGAGCTGGCCTCGAGGCTGTCCTATCAATTCTGGCAAGCGCCTCCAGACGACGCGCTCTGGGCCGCGGCGGTCAATGGCTCACTGATGACCGCGAGCGGCTTCACTGCCGAGCTCGACCGGATGATGCAAAGCCCCCAGCTGCGAAGCTCGCTGCACGAGTTCGTCAGCGAGTGGCTGCGGCTCGAGGAGCTGCCGTCGCTGGTGGCGCTCCGGAACGACCCGGTCTACCAGGCCTTCGTCGGGGCGGAGATGCCCACGGACGCTGCACGCACCGCGATGTTCGAAGACGTCCAGCTCTCTGCCTGGCAGACCGTCGTGTCGGGTGGCTCGGTGAGCGACTTCCTCCACGACCGGAGGTCCTACACGGCGGACCCATTCCTGGCCTCCATCTACTGTGTGCCCGTCTGGAGTGGCTCCGGTCCGGCGCCGGTCATCCCTTCCCAGAACCGCAGCGGGCTGCTGACACGCGCTGCGTTGCTGGCCACGGGAACCGCGTCGACGCGTCCCATCCACAAGGGGTACCTGGTGCGAAACGCACTGCTCTGCCAGAAAGTCGGAGCCCCACCTCCCAACGCCAGCGACAGGCCTCCCGCACCGACGGAGAGCATGACGACGCGACAGGTGGTGACCCAGCTCACCTCCGGAGGCAGCTGCGGTGGATGTCATAACCAGACCATCAATCCGCCGGGCTTCGTGCTGGAAGGGTTCGATGCGCTCGGGCGAGAGCGCGGCGTGGAGCGGCTGTTCGACCCGCGGGGCCACGTAACCACCGCACCCTCGGTGGACACCGTGGCGGAGATGCGGGTCTACGACGACGAGCGACGAGTCGTCTCCAACGCCGCCGAGCTCACGAAGATGCTCGATGACAGCCAGCTCTTCGAGTCCTGCGTCGCGCGGCACTACTTCCGCTTCTCGCACGCCCGCGTGGAGTCCACCGAGAGGGATGGCTGCCTGCTCTCGGAGATGGAGACGGTCGCGCGCAGCGGCGCGCCCATGGCCGACATGCTGAAGGCAGTCGCCACACACCCCACCTTCAAGCAGAGGAGCTTCCAGTGA
- a CDS encoding TetR/AcrR family transcriptional regulator codes for MAKATRGSERREDALSRERIVDAAIELLDDEGENGLTFRSLATRLATGPGAIYWHIANKNELLVAASDAVIARAMGEVLAFATPHEAIRRIAVGVFEAVDAHPWVGAQLSLSPWQTAMLQLFERIGRQVQALGVPGGAWFTSASTLLSYIIGVSVQNAANGRLLEPSVDRADFLETVSAQWKALDAHEYPFTRNVAAQLREHDDRAEFLAGIDLILAGIAASL; via the coding sequence ATGGCAAAGGCAACGCGCGGGTCGGAACGACGTGAGGATGCGCTCTCACGCGAGCGGATCGTCGACGCGGCGATCGAGCTGCTCGACGACGAGGGCGAGAACGGGTTGACCTTCCGCTCGCTTGCCACGCGGCTGGCGACTGGACCCGGCGCGATCTATTGGCACATCGCGAACAAGAACGAGCTACTCGTCGCCGCCAGTGACGCCGTCATCGCCCGCGCGATGGGCGAAGTCCTCGCCTTCGCCACGCCGCATGAAGCGATCCGCAGGATCGCCGTCGGCGTGTTCGAGGCGGTCGATGCGCATCCGTGGGTGGGCGCGCAGCTCTCTCTCTCTCCGTGGCAGACCGCGATGCTGCAGCTCTTCGAGCGCATCGGGCGCCAGGTCCAAGCGCTGGGGGTTCCAGGTGGCGCCTGGTTCACGTCGGCGTCGACGCTGTTGAGCTACATCATCGGAGTGAGCGTCCAGAATGCCGCGAACGGCCGCCTGCTCGAGCCGTCCGTGGACCGCGCTGACTTTCTCGAAACGGTGTCAGCCCAGTGGAAGGCGCTCGACGCCCACGAGTATCCGTTCACCCGGAACGTCGCTGCCCAACTGCGCGAGCACGACGACCGCGCCGAGTTCCTCGCCGGCATCGACCTCATCCTCGCCGGGATCGCGGCTTCGCTGTAG
- a CDS encoding AraC family transcriptional regulator, with product MGAITIRFFSSRRPRRKGDSSFEVFGMARECRGRYGRAMSPSPKEFAGRPEPQDEQGSDVLADVLDTMRLSTVMYGRLELCAPWGIRFCERPDAHIILLARGSARLEVEGMEGAVTLSAGDLALLPHGGGHTLRDAEGSPLHILEQGECKRTRGRGPIRLGGDGERTTLVAGSFRLGAAPRTLLFERLPRLVHVAADDPAIAPSLASTAQLLITESASSSPGATVVMSRLADILLVQALRAHIATGQCREHGLCALTDPQIGKALSLIHESPADPWTVESLASAVALSRSGFAARFTALVGKPPLEYLARWRMTKAAQLLRESETPLSELAAVIGYQSEASFNRAFKRWGGSAPGAYRREHRRGGVRSVPAAEALPAKAPSR from the coding sequence ATGGGCGCCATCACCATCCGGTTCTTCAGTTCGAGACGGCCGAGACGAAAGGGAGACAGCAGCTTCGAGGTGTTTGGCATGGCCAGGGAATGTCGAGGCCGCTATGGACGCGCCATGTCACCCAGTCCAAAAGAATTTGCAGGGCGTCCAGAGCCGCAGGACGAGCAGGGCTCGGATGTCCTCGCCGACGTGCTGGACACGATGCGCCTGTCGACCGTCATGTATGGCCGCTTGGAGCTGTGTGCGCCCTGGGGAATCCGGTTTTGCGAGAGGCCTGACGCGCACATCATCCTGCTCGCGCGCGGAAGCGCTCGCCTGGAAGTCGAGGGAATGGAGGGAGCGGTCACCCTGTCTGCCGGAGACCTGGCCCTGCTTCCGCACGGCGGAGGGCACACGCTCCGCGACGCGGAAGGAAGTCCGCTCCACATCCTGGAGCAGGGCGAATGCAAGCGAACCCGGGGGAGAGGGCCGATACGGCTCGGAGGCGATGGCGAACGCACCACCCTGGTCGCCGGTTCCTTCCGGCTCGGCGCCGCGCCGCGCACGCTGCTGTTCGAGCGGCTCCCGCGCCTCGTCCACGTCGCCGCGGATGATCCGGCGATAGCCCCGTCGCTGGCGTCGACCGCTCAACTGCTCATCACCGAGAGTGCCTCGTCCAGCCCGGGGGCGACCGTCGTCATGAGCCGGCTCGCGGACATCCTGCTCGTGCAGGCCCTGCGGGCGCACATCGCGACAGGTCAGTGCCGGGAGCATGGGCTGTGCGCGCTCACGGATCCCCAGATTGGAAAGGCCCTCTCGCTCATCCACGAGAGCCCCGCCGACCCCTGGACCGTCGAGAGCCTCGCATCGGCCGTCGCCCTCTCACGCTCCGGCTTTGCCGCCCGCTTCACCGCGCTCGTCGGAAAGCCCCCCTTGGAGTACCTCGCGCGGTGGCGGATGACGAAGGCCGCCCAGCTCCTTCGAGAGAGCGAGACTCCGTTGAGCGAGCTCGCGGCGGTCATCGGCTACCAGAGCGAGGCCTCGTTCAATCGGGCCTTCAAACGCTGGGGAGGGAGCGCCCCGGGAGCGTACCGGCGCGAACATCGCCGGGGAGGAGTCAGGAGCGTCCCCGCCGCCGAAGCCCTGCCCGCCAAGGCACCCTCGAGGTAA
- a CDS encoding DUF1552 domain-containing protein: protein MSRTPVFRVDRRMFLRGAGGAVLALPLLPSLLSPSEAKAQTAQRPKCFVHFRTPHGAIFGANMWPEDPALTQSLFYADHDVRRGALAAPVNASGDAVISRVLAAKSTVLTPTLVSKMNILRGLDFPLYMGHNFGAALGYYDFDKQRPDSPRATIDQVMAYSPAFYPSVASVRKRSVAIAASGTSSGSWGYSTPGVRSSGVTSSSISPIESSLSLFDILLAGTGSSGSTRAPVVDRVLDSYRRLRNGSGRLSAEDKTRLDQHIDAVAELQRRLGTTSVGCQVPSRPTTDNLSLKNSGSFAGDPAKNIEYFRLINEVLAVAMNCGVCRIATISIDENNQNLSFTTRAPQGEDWHNNVVHPATVAGANQDLVVQFNQVFFSQVFLDLVSRFERFSNGAGGTLLDDSLVAWAQENGNTPHFSFSVPVVTAGNAGGALKTGSYCDYRNITRKVSGDSSTGSEGNSLWAGLLYNQWLGTALQAMGIPKTEWSEPDHPGYGWKASYQSGYEYFFTNKGFSSAQAYPSSMWQKTGELLPFLAS, encoded by the coding sequence GTGAGCAGGACACCTGTCTTCCGAGTGGACCGCCGCATGTTTCTGCGCGGCGCGGGCGGAGCCGTGCTGGCGTTGCCGCTGCTCCCATCGCTGCTGAGCCCGAGCGAAGCGAAAGCGCAGACGGCTCAGCGCCCGAAGTGCTTCGTGCACTTCCGCACCCCACATGGCGCCATCTTCGGCGCGAACATGTGGCCGGAGGACCCGGCGCTGACGCAGAGCCTGTTCTACGCGGACCACGACGTCCGGCGAGGGGCGCTGGCCGCTCCGGTCAACGCGAGCGGTGATGCGGTCATCAGCCGGGTGCTGGCCGCGAAGTCGACGGTGCTCACGCCCACCCTCGTCTCGAAGATGAACATCCTGCGAGGCCTCGACTTCCCCCTGTACATGGGTCACAACTTCGGCGCCGCGCTGGGCTACTACGACTTCGACAAGCAGCGGCCCGACTCGCCCCGGGCAACCATCGACCAGGTGATGGCCTACTCTCCGGCCTTCTACCCGAGCGTCGCCTCCGTCCGGAAACGCAGCGTCGCCATCGCCGCCTCGGGCACCTCGAGCGGCAGCTGGGGCTACAGCACCCCTGGGGTTCGTTCCTCCGGAGTCACTTCGAGCTCCATCAGCCCCATCGAAAGCTCGCTCTCCCTGTTCGACATCCTGCTCGCCGGCACCGGCAGCTCCGGCAGCACCCGAGCACCGGTGGTGGACAGGGTTCTCGACAGCTACCGGCGGCTCCGCAACGGCAGCGGTCGGCTCTCCGCCGAGGACAAGACGCGACTGGACCAGCACATCGACGCAGTCGCCGAGTTGCAGCGCCGGCTGGGGACGACCAGCGTCGGCTGCCAGGTGCCGTCGCGGCCCACCACCGACAACCTGTCGCTCAAGAACTCGGGGTCCTTCGCGGGAGACCCAGCGAAGAACATCGAATACTTCCGGCTCATCAACGAGGTGCTCGCAGTGGCGATGAACTGCGGCGTCTGTCGCATCGCCACCATCAGCATCGACGAGAACAACCAGAACCTGAGTTTCACCACCCGCGCCCCACAGGGTGAAGACTGGCACAACAACGTCGTTCATCCGGCGACCGTGGCCGGGGCGAACCAGGACCTGGTGGTGCAGTTCAACCAGGTCTTCTTCTCACAAGTGTTCCTCGACCTCGTCTCCCGTTTCGAGCGGTTCTCGAACGGCGCGGGTGGAACGCTGCTGGATGACTCGCTGGTCGCGTGGGCACAGGAGAACGGCAACACCCCACACTTCTCCTTCTCCGTCCCGGTGGTGACCGCCGGAAACGCGGGAGGCGCCCTCAAGACCGGCAGCTACTGCGACTACCGGAACATCACGCGCAAGGTGAGCGGAGACTCCAGCACGGGCAGCGAGGGCAACTCCCTGTGGGCAGGCCTCCTCTACAACCAGTGGCTCGGCACGGCGCTCCAAGCGATGGGAATCCCGAAGACGGAGTGGAGCGAGCCCGACCATCCCGGCTACGGCTGGAAGGCGTCGTACCAGTCTGGCTACGAGTACTTCTTCACGAACAAGGGCTTCAGCTCGGCGCAGGCATATCCGTCGTCGATGTGGCAGAAGACCGGAGAGCTGCTGCCGTTTCTCGCGTCGTAG
- a CDS encoding site-2 protease family protein produces the protein MLHLVANLFVFPVLLALCCVGLRHGLSWSSLVNATLFPALMLASVAVHEAGHALAARAVGLTVLRIELGMGRRVWRGRLGRTDVVLNAFPVLGLTFCGAASERALRTRFWFLVAGGPAITAALVVLLWPPTSSPWQVVLPLEAFAHRIAPRELLVFFNLWLLAFNLLPVPLLVRNLGMVNDGTRLLTIPFSRQDEARDLLDSAVLLDATERVERRDFAGARERLDEALARRPASVHLRNVLGTVQLAEGEHAEARTTFLGLLRDVSPKTLSFWFIRNNVAWTDFLLRREELRAEADEHSAAAYARLKNVPAIVGTRGAVLVWLDRSAEAVPLLERAFVATGAPPNRANVACTLVLGFTRLGDRERAARWLARAEENDPHCALLSEARAALAPPLTAPTGPAAIA, from the coding sequence GTGCTCCACCTCGTTGCCAACCTCTTCGTCTTCCCCGTCCTTCTGGCCCTGTGCTGTGTGGGGCTGCGCCACGGCCTGTCGTGGAGCTCGCTCGTCAATGCGACCCTCTTCCCTGCGCTGATGCTGGCGAGCGTCGCGGTGCACGAAGCAGGGCATGCCCTCGCGGCCCGCGCGGTGGGGCTCACGGTGCTCCGTATCGAGCTCGGTATGGGACGCCGCGTCTGGCGCGGGCGGCTGGGGCGGACGGACGTGGTGCTGAACGCCTTCCCCGTGCTCGGGCTGACCTTTTGCGGCGCGGCGTCGGAGCGCGCGCTGCGCACCCGCTTCTGGTTCCTGGTCGCCGGAGGCCCGGCCATCACCGCGGCACTGGTGGTGCTCCTGTGGCCGCCGACCTCCTCCCCCTGGCAGGTCGTGCTGCCACTCGAGGCGTTCGCGCACAGGATTGCGCCCCGCGAGTTGCTCGTGTTCTTCAACCTGTGGCTCCTCGCCTTCAACCTGCTGCCCGTGCCGCTTCTCGTGCGGAATCTGGGCATGGTCAACGACGGCACCCGGCTGCTCACCATCCCGTTCTCGCGCCAGGACGAGGCCCGAGACCTGCTCGACTCGGCGGTGCTCCTCGATGCGACCGAGCGCGTCGAGCGGCGGGACTTCGCCGGCGCGCGCGAGCGCCTGGACGAAGCGCTTGCGAGACGCCCCGCGTCCGTCCACCTGCGCAACGTGCTCGGCACGGTCCAGCTCGCCGAGGGGGAGCACGCCGAGGCGCGCACCACCTTCCTCGGTCTCTTACGGGACGTGTCCCCCAAGACGCTGTCCTTCTGGTTCATCCGCAACAACGTGGCCTGGACGGACTTCCTCCTGCGCCGGGAGGAGCTGCGCGCGGAAGCGGACGAGCACTCGGCCGCGGCGTACGCGCGGCTCAAGAACGTCCCCGCGATCGTGGGCACGCGGGGCGCCGTCCTCGTCTGGCTGGACCGCTCCGCCGAGGCGGTGCCCCTCCTCGAGCGAGCCTTCGTCGCCACCGGCGCACCTCCGAACCGCGCGAACGTCGCCTGCACCCTGGTGCTGGGCTTCACGCGGCTGGGCGACCGTGAAAGGGCTGCACGCTGGCTCGCCCGCGCCGAAGAGAACGACCCGCACTGTGCCCTCCTCAGCGAGGCCCGCGCCGCGCTCGCCCCTCCCCTCACGGCTCCCACCGGCCCGGCCGCAATCGCCTGA